One region of Carya illinoinensis cultivar Pawnee chromosome 8, C.illinoinensisPawnee_v1, whole genome shotgun sequence genomic DNA includes:
- the LOC122274617 gene encoding uncharacterized protein LOC122274617, with product MGITNALCQSLQQNFQDIANAMSLVSTTKVLIQNLRDDGWESLLTNVKSFCEKYQIDIPDMNDRYTRARGKSHRQVDKSMEHHFMIDIFTATIDIQLQELNNRFNDHTIELLILSTALNPKDAYKSFKVDDICKLVEKFYPQDFTE from the coding sequence ATGGGAATCACTAATGCACTTTGCCAATCTttgcaacaaaattttcaagataTTGCGAATGCCATGAGTCTAGTTTCAACCACAAAAGTGCTCATTCAAAATCTGAGAGATGATGGGTGGGAGTCTTTGCTTACTAATGTTAAATCATTTTGTGAAAAATACCAAATTGATATTCCTGATATGAATGACCGGTATACTAGAGCTCGAGGCAAATCTCATCGTCAAGTTGACAAGTCAATGGAGCATCATtttatgattgatatatttaCTGCTACAATAGACATCCAGTTACAAGAATTGAATAATAGATTTAACGACCATACaatagaacttctcattcttAGTACTGCTTTAAACCCTAAAGATGCATACAAATCATTTAAAGTTGATGATATATGCAAATTGGTTGAGAAGTTTTATCCACAGGATTTTActgagtaa
- the LOC122274618 gene encoding uncharacterized protein LOC122274618, protein MGKLPKSLMEEVGSVMRLVWARRNEFVHGKGFRHPDFVMHKALDDLTCFKTTKHKYTNERVADYFENQQWKPPPEGTYKLKWDAAINQSLVLTGIGAIIRDCNDQVFGTLRVRRSYNFSPFTAEAYAMMITTLFCKKVGFHSIMFKGDSLQVVERMQKSVTNWSQGGLIIEDTKHLLQEFVAWSFRHRDSNMAAHMLGKNALLNECDLYYLEEIPNCIRHVVQLGLCNSVFNQ, encoded by the coding sequence ATGGGCAAGCTACCTAAGTCATTGATGGAGGAAGTAGGCTCAGTTATGAGATTAGTATGGGCAAGAAGGAATGAGTTTGTGCATGGAAAGGGATTTAGACACCCAGACTTTGTGATGCATAAAGCATTGGATGATCTAACCTGctttaaaaccacaaaacataaGTATACAAATGAAAGAGTAGCTGACTACTTTGAAAACCAACAATGGAAACCACCTCCTGAGGGAACATACAAGTTGAAGTGGGATGCTGCTATAAACCAATCATTGGTACTCACGGGCATTGGTGCGATTATCAGGGACTGTAATGACCAAGTTTTTGGTACTCTCCGAGTAAGAAGAAGTTACAACTTTTCTCCTTTCACTGCTGAAGCTTATGCCATGATGATAACAACGTTATTTTGCAAAAAGGTTGGCTTTCATTCCATCATGTTCAAGGGGGACTCACTTCAAGTGGTGGAGAGAATGCAAAAATCAGTTACTAATTGGAGCCAAGGTGGCCTTATCATCGAGGATACAAAGCATCTTTTACAAGAATTTGTTGCTTGGAGTTTTAGGCACAGGGATTCAAACATGGCAGCACACATGCTTGGTAAGAATGCCCTATTGAATGAGTGTGATCTCTATTATTTAGAGGAGATACCTAATTGCATTAGACATGTTGTTCAACTAGGTCTTTGTAACAGTGTGTTTAATCAATAA
- the LOC122319218 gene encoding serine/threonine-protein kinase ZRK1-like, translated as MLGKEERKKAFVENGSVFLEKLIASCNSRSIPIRSFSIEELLKATNNFDPHLLFREDGSYQWYNGSLECRLISVKKYRKIGYAKERDFPFTDMVTCAKMCAHKNVLKLIGCCLETPSPVLVYESAENGTLSDRIFASKPQARPMPWQFKLKVAREIAHAIAYLHTAFSKPIIHRDIKPQNIFFDQHGIPKLSDFSISVAIPEGEFEVEDDILGAYGFLCPRYAVTGVVTEKSDVYSFGSLLLEVVTGKTLTDLYETTSGFTNLEDYIRTNIVKKILESAIQAGEGEAGLEQQLQASLQLALICRDENPEFRPTMIDVTKELRRIERSIP; from the coding sequence ATGCTCGGaaaagaggagagaaagaaGGCATTTGTGGAGAATGGAAGCGTATTCCTGGAGAAGTTAATTGCCTCTTGTAATAGCAGGTCTATTCCCATCCGCAGCTTCTCCATCGAAGAGCTCCTGAAGGCCACGAACAACTTCGATCCTCACCTTCTTTTTCGCGAAGATGGGTCGTATCAATGGTACAATGGGTCTCTCGAATGCAGACTCATTTCCGTTAAGAAGTACAGAAAGATTGGATACGCAAAAGAACGGGACTTTCCCTTCACTGATATGGTTACTTGTGCAAAGATGTGCGCTCACAAGAATGTTCTTAAGCTCATAGGATGCTGTCTCGAGACTCCATCTCCCGTTTTAGTCTACGAATCTGCTGAAAATGGAACCCTTTCCGATCGAATTTTTGCCTCTAAACCACAAGCTCGACCTATGCCATGGCAGTTCAAGCTAAAGGTTGCAAGGGAGATTGCTCATGCTATTGCATATCTCCACACTGCCTTCTCCAAACCCATTATTCATAGGGatataaaaccacaaaacatctTCTTTGACCAACATGGCATTCCTAAACTATCTgatttttcaatttctgttGCAATCCCAGAGGGTGAATTTGAGGTGGAAGACGATATTCTTGGGGCTTATGGTTTCTTATGCCCCAGGTATGCTGTTACGGGCGTTGTGACGGAAAAAAGCGATGTCTATAGCTTTGGATCTCTTCTGTTAGAGGTTGTAACTGGAAAAACTTTGACGGATCTATACGAAACAACTTCTGGTTTTACAAACTTGGAAGATTACATAAGAACAAACATTGTAAAGAAGATTCTCGAATCTGCAATCCAGGCAGGGGAAGGAGAAGCTGGTCTGGAGCAGCAATTGCAAGCCTCACTGCAGCTTGCCCTGATATGCAGAGATGAGAATCCAGAGTTTAGGCCAACTATGATTGATGTTACAAAAGAACTACGACGGATTGAGAGGTCCATTCCataa
- the LOC122274619 gene encoding uncharacterized mitochondrial protein AtMg00310-like, translating to MKDMGARQLNNSEKYLGLLVMVGRSKYNSFRVIKDRVWKKINNWKNQFLSPSGKEVLLKAVIQAIPTYYMSVFKHPKNLCKEIAAQMAKFWWRFKKDDHKIHWKSWAKMGTAKSGGGLGFREIESFNMALLAKQCWRVLTKPQSMAAMVLKDKYFRHFTILDSNLGHRPSVMWRSLWGSLELLKEGLVWRVGNGRQINI from the coding sequence ATGAAGGATATGGGAGCTAGGCAGCTGAACAATAGTGAAAAATACTTAGGTCTACTAGTTATGGTTGGAAGATCGAAGTACAACTCTTTTAGAGTAATAAAGGACAGAGTATGGAAGAAGATTAATAACTGGAAAAATCAGTTCTTATCACCTTCAGGTAAGGAGGTGTTATTGAAAGCTGTTATACAAGCTATACCAACCTACTACATGTCAGTTTTTAAGCACCCAAAgaatttatgtaaagagatagcGGCTCAGATGGCAAAATTCTGGTGGAGATTCAAGAAAGATGATCATAAAATCCATTGGAAGAGTTGGGCAAAAATGGGGACAGCTAAGAGTGGTGGTGGATTGGGGTTTAGAGAGATTGAAAGTTTTAACATGGCTTTATTGGCAAAGCAATGTTGGAGAGTACTGACTAAACCTCAATCTATGGCTGCTATGGTTTTAAAAGATAAGTACTTCAGGCACTTCACAATATTGGATTCAAATTTGGGGCACAGACCTTCTGTTATGTGGAGGAGTCTATGGGGGTCATTGGAGTTATTAAAAGAAGGGTTGGTGTGGAGAGTTGGGAATGGAAGGCAGATCAATATATGA
- the LOC122274620 gene encoding serine/threonine-protein kinase ZRK1-like: protein MLGKVEREKLFVENGSILLEKLIACGSSRSIPIRSFSIKELLKATNNFDPHLLFHKDGFFQWYNGSFEDRFISVKKYYTKREFKEAHREFSKGIPDLPFTDMAICAKMCAHKNVLKLIGCCLETPSPVLVYESDENRTLSDRILASNPQDRPMPWTSRLKVAREIAHAIAYLHTAFSRPIVHGNIKPGNIFFDQRDIPKLSDFSMCIEIPEGEIEVIDLVGSRCITCPYYIGAGIVTEKTDVHSFGYLLLEIVAGKSLRDLCRGTGYFTNWQDYTRTNIVKNVESAIQAGEVEAGLKQQLQASMELSRICRDENPESRPTMVDVTKELRRIERSIP from the coding sequence ATGCTCGgaaaagtagagagagagaagctatTTGTGGAGAATGGAAGCATATTACTGGAGAAGTTAATTGCCTGTGGTAGTAGCAGGTCTATTCCCATCCGTAGCTTCTCCATTAAAGAGCTCCTGAAGGCCACGAACAACTTCGATCCTCACCTTCTTTTTCACAAAGATGGGTTTTTTCAATGGTACAATGGGTCTTTCGAAGACAGGTTCATTTCCGTTAAGAAATATTACACAAAGCGAGAATTCAAAGAAGCACACCGAGAATTCTCAAAAGGAATACCGGACCTTCCCTTCACTGATATGGCTATCTGTGCAAAGATGTGCGCTCACAAGAATGTTCTTAAGCTCATAGGGTGCTGTCTCGAGACTCCATCTCCCGTTCTAGTCTACGAATCTGATGAAAATAGAACCCTTTCCGACCGAATTCTTGCCTCTAATCCACAAGATCGACCTATGCCATGGACGAGCAGGCTCAAGGTTGCAAGGGAGATTGCTCATGCTATTGCATATCTCCACACAGCCTTCTCCAGACCCATTGTTCATGGGAATATAAAACCAGGAAACATCTTCTTTGACCAACGTGACATTCCCAAACTATCTGATTTTTCAATGTGTATTGAAATCCCAGAGGGTGAAATTGAGGTGATAGATTTGGTGGGGTCTCGTTGTATCACATGCCCCTACTATATTGGTGCGGGCATTGTGACGGAAAAAACCGATGTCCATAGCTTTGGATATCTTCTGTTGGAGATTGTAGCTGGAAAATCTTTAAGGGATCTATGCCGCGGAACTGGTTATTTTACAAACTGGCAAGATTACACAAGAACAAACATTGTAAAGAATGTCGAATCTGCAATCCAGGCAGGGGAAGTAGAAGCTGGTCTGAAGCAGCAATTGCAAGCCTCAATGGAGCTTTCCCGGATATGCAGAGATGAGAATCCAGAGTCTAGGCCAACCATGGTTGATGTTACAAAAGAACTACGACGGATTGAGAGGTCCATTCCATAA
- the LOC122274621 gene encoding serine/threonine-protein kinase ZRK1-like produces the protein MLGKVERQKLFVENGSILLEKLIAYGSSRSIPIRSFSIKELLKATNNFDPHLLLKQDAFYQWYNGSLEDRFISVKKFTELEFAVRDLPLTDMAICAKMCAHKNVLKLIGCCLETPSPVLVYESAENGTLSDRIYVSNPQHRPMPWTSRLKVAREIAHAIAYLHTAFSRPIIHRNIKPGNIFFDQRDIPKLSDFSMSIEIPEGEIEVKDVVMGTRGFACPRYIDTGIVTEKSDVYGFGSLLLEVVTGKKLRDLYEIAPGLTISEDDRTNIVKKLVEFASQAGEVEAGLEQQLQASLELALICGDENPEFRSTMIDVTKELRRIERCIP, from the coding sequence ATGCTCGGAAAAGTAGAGAGACAGAAGCTATTTGTGGAGAATGGAAGCATATTACTGGAGAAGTTAATTGCCTATGGTAGTAGCAGGTCTATTCCCATCCGTAGCTTCTCCATTAAAGAGCTCCTGAAGGCCACGAACAACTTCGATCCTCACCTTCTTTTAAAACAAGATGCGTTTTATCAATGGTACAATGGGTCTCTCGAAGACAGGTTCATTTCCGTTAAGAAATTCACAGAGCTAGAATTCGCAGTACGGGACCTTCCCCTCACTGATATGGCTATCTGTGCAAAGATGTGCGCTCACAAGAATGTTCTTAAGCTCATAGGGTGCTGTCTCGAGACTCCATCTCCCGTTTTAGTCTACGAATCTGCTGAAAATGGAACCCTTTCCGATCGAATTTATGTCTCTAATCCACAACATCGACCTATGCCATGGACGAGCAGGCTCAAGGTTGCAAGGGAGATTGCTCATGCTATTGCATATCTCCACACAGCCTTCTCCAGACCCATTATTCACAGGAATATAAAACCAGGAAACATCTTCTTTGACCAACGTGACATTCCCAAACTATCTGATTTTTCAATGTCTATTGAAATCCCAGAGGGTGAAATTGAGGTGAAAGATGTTGTTATGGGGACTCGTGGTTTCGCATGCCCCAGGTACATTGATACGGGCATTGTGACGGAAAAAAGCGATGTCTATGGCTTTGGATCTCTTCTGTTAGAGGTTGTAACTGGAAAAAAACTGCGGGATCTATACGAAATAGCTCCTGGTTTAACAATCTCCGAAGATGACAGAACAAACATTGTAAAGAAGCTGGTTGAATTTGCAAGCCAGGCAGGGGAAGTAGAAGCTGGTCTGGAGCAGCAATTGCAAGCCTCACTGGAGCTTGCCCTGATATGCGGAGATGAGAATCCAGAGTTTAGGTCAACCATGATTGATGTTACAAAAGAACTACGACGGATTGAGAGGTGCATtccataa